One part of the Desulfomicrobium apsheronum genome encodes these proteins:
- a CDS encoding NifB/NifX family molybdenum-iron cluster-binding protein, protein MSRIALHQWQDRIAPVFDVGGRILVLAEGGRKREEHVLSRGEPLHRAEDLLRLDVGTLICGAISRPMQEALAAGGIKVVGFVTGDLERVITAWERGDLDERFDMPGCRGRGFGRQRGMQQSRRADPEPFPARPGSGPRSPEGWAEGAPGGARIRNRRGRDLRGDPEKDSGKGGSSAV, encoded by the coding sequence ATGTCGCGCATTGCCTTGCATCAATGGCAGGATCGTATCGCGCCGGTCTTTGACGTCGGCGGGCGCATCCTTGTGTTGGCCGAAGGGGGCCGTAAGCGGGAAGAGCATGTCCTGTCGCGCGGCGAGCCTTTGCACAGGGCCGAGGACCTGCTTCGTCTGGATGTTGGGACGCTCATTTGCGGGGCCATTTCCAGGCCCATGCAAGAAGCCCTTGCGGCCGGAGGAATCAAGGTTGTCGGTTTCGTGACCGGTGATCTGGAACGGGTCATCACGGCCTGGGAGCGTGGCGATCTGGATGAAAGATTTGACATGCCCGGCTGCCGAGGCAGGGGCTTTGGACGTCAAAGGGGCATGCAGCAGTCACGCAGGGCAGATCCGGAACCATTCCCGGCAAGGCCGGGCTCGGGCCCTCGGAGCCCTGAGGGCTGGGCGGAGGGGGCGCCGGGCGGCGCGCGAATCCGCAACAGGCGAGGCAGGGATTTGCGTGGCGATCCGGAGAAGGATTCGGGCAAGGGCGGTTCGTCCGCCGTTTGA
- a CDS encoding DUF2927 domain-containing protein: protein MNRHALFLVIIALLFLPTQVRADTDAVLRDYIPSGKITRFEEPVLFWIGGKDRLEGQYYIDTVVNEVRRIIPQLSFKQVSSMNQANVRFFLTDSKEEWQATVSKSAQGMAGWQEIGDLIRGFTLLASNNGVIRKADIALHLNFQTSGGQKLWIVRHELMHALGIMTHPKATVDTVLNSRQAQEEKNSIFSDSDILVLKTIYSPNLAPGGSW from the coding sequence ATGAACAGACACGCGCTCTTTCTTGTCATCATTGCCCTGCTGTTCCTGCCCACGCAGGTTCGGGCAGACACGGACGCGGTCCTGCGCGACTACATCCCAAGCGGCAAAATCACGCGCTTTGAGGAACCGGTGCTCTTCTGGATCGGCGGCAAGGATCGCCTTGAAGGACAATATTATATTGATACCGTCGTGAACGAAGTGCGACGCATCATCCCCCAGCTGTCCTTCAAACAGGTCTCTTCCATGAACCAGGCCAACGTCCGTTTTTTTCTGACCGACTCAAAGGAAGAATGGCAGGCGACAGTGAGCAAAAGCGCCCAGGGCATGGCGGGCTGGCAGGAGATAGGAGATCTCATCCGGGGCTTCACGCTACTGGCCTCGAATAACGGGGTCATCAGAAAGGCGGACATCGCCCTGCATCTGAACTTTCAGACCTCGGGCGGCCAGAAGCTCTGGATCGTCCGCCACGAACTCATGCACGCCCTGGGCATCATGACCCACCCGAAGGCAACCGTCGACACGGTCCTCAACTCCAGACAGGCGCAGGAAGAAAAAAACAGCATCTTTTCGGACTCCGACATCCTTGTCCTCAAAACCATTTACAGCCCAAATCTTGCCCCGGGCGGTTCCTGGTAA
- the metK gene encoding methionine adenosyltransferase, with protein MILNADHYLFTSESVTEGHPDKIADQISDAVLDCLLAQDPRSRVACETLVTTGMAVIAGEITTEAYADLPEIVRSTVREIGYVSSDMGFDANTCAVLSSIDKQSPDIAMGVDRAKPEDQGAGDQGMMFGYATTETSALMPAPIYYAHGLSRRLAEVRKSGILNFLRPDGKTQVSVEYRKGKPVRIDNVVVSSQHTPEVTYEEIVEGIKREVIAKVMPADMMDANTRIYINTTGRFVAGGPLADCGLTGRKIINDTYGGMGNHGGGAFSGKDPSKVDRSGAYMARYVAKNIVAAGLAGTCEVQIAYAIGVAEPVSVLVTTGGTGVVPDEVLTKAVRTVFDLRPYYIIKRLNLIQPIYRKSACYGHFGREDFIFPWEVTDAVADLKTAAKV; from the coding sequence ATGATTCTCAATGCCGATCATTATCTGTTTACGTCCGAGTCCGTGACCGAGGGACACCCCGATAAAATCGCGGACCAGATCTCCGACGCCGTGCTGGACTGCCTGCTGGCCCAGGATCCCCGCTCCCGCGTGGCCTGCGAGACCCTGGTCACCACCGGCATGGCCGTCATCGCCGGTGAGATCACGACCGAAGCCTATGCCGACCTGCCCGAGATTGTGCGCTCCACGGTGCGCGAGATCGGTTATGTCAGCTCCGACATGGGCTTTGACGCCAACACCTGCGCGGTGCTGTCCTCCATCGACAAGCAGTCCCCGGACATCGCCATGGGCGTTGACCGCGCCAAGCCCGAGGATCAGGGCGCCGGCGACCAGGGCATGATGTTCGGATACGCCACCACGGAGACGAGCGCGCTCATGCCCGCGCCCATCTACTACGCCCACGGCCTGAGTCGCCGTCTGGCGGAGGTGCGCAAGTCCGGCATCCTGAATTTCCTGCGTCCCGACGGCAAGACCCAGGTCTCCGTCGAGTACCGCAAGGGCAAGCCCGTGCGCATCGACAACGTGGTCGTCTCCTCCCAGCACACCCCCGAGGTGACCTACGAGGAAATCGTCGAGGGCATCAAGCGCGAGGTCATCGCCAAGGTCATGCCCGCGGACATGATGGACGCGAACACCCGCATCTACATCAACACCACGGGCCGTTTCGTGGCTGGTGGCCCCCTGGCCGACTGCGGCCTGACCGGACGCAAGATCATCAACGACACCTACGGCGGCATGGGCAACCACGGCGGCGGCGCCTTCTCGGGCAAGGATCCGTCCAAGGTCGACCGCTCCGGCGCCTACATGGCCCGTTACGTGGCCAAGAACATCGTGGCCGCGGGCCTGGCGGGCACCTGCGAAGTGCAGATCGCCTACGCCATCGGCGTGGCCGAGCCGGTTTCCGTGCTGGTCACCACCGGGGGCACGGGCGTCGTCCCGGATGAGGTCCTGACCAAGGCCGTGCGCACGGTCTTCGACCTGCGCCCCTACTACATCATCAAAAGACTCAACCTGATCCAGCCCATCTACAGGAAGAGCGCCTGCTACGGCCATTTCGGCCGCGAGGATTTCATCTTCCCCTGGGAAGTTACCGATGCCGTCGCGGACCTGAAGACCGCCGCCAAGGTTTAG
- a CDS encoding Fic family protein, whose product MDMITADTLNITHELLGLIAEIDEFKGAWKALGSLAPERLLALRWVATIESIGSSTRIEGSKLSDSAVEKLLANLSIRSFATRDEQEVAGYAETMEQIFQSWEHIPLTENYIRQLHRDVLRHSDKDERHRGNYKTSPNNVAAFDEKGQQIGIVFETAAPFDTPRLMRDLVEWTNHALETKKLHPLLVMGVFAVTFLAIHPFQDGNGRLSRILTTLLLLRCGYSYTPYSSLESVIENSKEGYYLALRQTQTTIRTENPNWQPWILFFLRALHQQMKRLEKKLEKEHLLLAALPELSLRILEHAREHGRVTLKEMVILTGVSRNTLKDHFRKLVQNRHLVMQGQGRGVWYRLG is encoded by the coding sequence ATGGACATGATTACTGCCGACACCCTGAACATCACCCATGAACTCCTTGGGCTTATTGCAGAGATCGACGAATTCAAAGGCGCTTGGAAGGCCCTTGGTTCGCTAGCGCCGGAAAGGCTTCTCGCCTTGCGCTGGGTTGCGACCATTGAAAGCATAGGCTCTTCCACGCGCATCGAGGGCAGCAAGCTCTCCGACAGTGCGGTGGAAAAACTGCTGGCAAATCTTTCCATCCGCTCCTTTGCCACGCGCGATGAACAGGAAGTGGCGGGATATGCGGAGACAATGGAGCAAATTTTTCAGTCCTGGGAACACATTCCCCTGACTGAAAACTACATTCGCCAACTGCACCGGGACGTGCTGCGCCACAGCGATAAAGACGAACGCCATCGAGGCAATTACAAAACATCCCCGAACAACGTCGCCGCCTTTGATGAGAAGGGGCAACAAATAGGTATCGTTTTTGAAACAGCCGCTCCCTTTGATACTCCTCGCCTCATGCGTGATTTGGTCGAGTGGACAAATCACGCACTGGAAACCAAAAAGCTGCATCCTTTGTTGGTCATGGGTGTCTTTGCCGTAACTTTTCTGGCGATCCATCCATTTCAAGATGGTAATGGGCGCTTATCACGCATTCTGACCACGCTTCTTCTGCTACGCTGCGGTTATTCATACACGCCGTACAGTTCGCTTGAAAGCGTTATCGAGAACAGCAAGGAAGGCTATTACCTTGCCCTGCGTCAGACGCAAACAACCATTCGCACAGAGAACCCCAACTGGCAGCCCTGGATTCTGTTTTTTTTACGTGCCCTGCATCAACAAATGAAAAGGTTGGAAAAGAAGCTAGAGAAAGAGCATCTGCTGCTGGCCGCGTTGCCGGAACTTTCCCTGCGTATTTTGGAACACGCCCGCGAACATGGTCGGGTCACGCTGAAAGAAATGGTCATCCTGACAGGGGTCAGCCGGAACACCTTGAAAGATCATTTCCGCAAGCTGGTGCAGAACAGGCATCTTGTCATGCAGGGGCAAGGCCGGGGGGTGTGGTATAGGCTTGGCTGA
- a CDS encoding DUF721 domain-containing protein has protein sequence MHQRQKKVRSASEALGTVLGTPEAALELAIARLWRHWPEILGAEIAEMIRPLGHRKTTMLLGATNSMVMQEFSYFAQNILDKANGFLGNAYFQKVQIELMAGRPALDQSLLPKFPPRPEPPKPDILGNLLPCMDPSSPVTSCYRAYVRHFRPDLEIPEDE, from the coding sequence ATGCATCAAAGACAAAAGAAAGTCCGCTCCGCGTCCGAGGCGCTCGGCACGGTCCTCGGCACGCCGGAGGCCGCCCTGGAGCTGGCCATTGCCCGGTTGTGGAGACACTGGCCCGAAATTCTCGGGGCGGAAATCGCCGAAATGATCCGCCCCCTGGGACACCGTAAAACCACCATGCTTCTTGGCGCGACCAACTCCATGGTCATGCAGGAATTTTCCTATTTCGCGCAAAATATCCTGGACAAGGCCAACGGCTTTCTGGGCAACGCCTATTTTCAGAAGGTGCAGATCGAGCTCATGGCCGGCCGACCAGCCCTGGATCAATCCTTGCTCCCAAAATTTCCGCCCCGCCCCGAGCCCCCCAAACCCGACATCCTCGGCAACCTTTTGCCCTGCATGGACCCGTCTTCGCCCGTGACGTCCTGCTACCGAGCCTACGTCAGGCATTTCCGCCCGGACCTCGAAATCCCGGAGGACGAATGA
- a CDS encoding ArsR/SmtB family transcription factor has translation MKLLTQTKALADETRLRLIGVLAAHELNVGEIVQVLDMGQSRISRHLKILMDAGLVACQRHGLWAFYSSSSANGSRALLAAVLEGLKDLPEHRQDLDRAAQVLNDRRRSTTHFFDGIASDWNRLSREMLGDFALGPAIMKRLAAAETQRGTVVDLGCGPGLLLGHLAGAAGCVIGVDNSARMLDAAAKLLPEGLEVSLRIGDLEHLPLRDGEADAAIMSLVLHHLAAPQDGIAEMGRVVRPGGQAVLVDFLLHDNETLRTRYGDRWLGFSPDDLQSWMEKAGFQELSCERHPVNLGLTLMVITARREEFSV, from the coding sequence ATGAAACTACTGACCCAGACCAAGGCCCTGGCCGATGAAACCAGGCTTCGCCTCATCGGCGTGCTCGCCGCCCACGAGCTCAACGTGGGTGAGATCGTGCAGGTTCTGGACATGGGCCAGTCGCGTATCTCGCGGCATCTGAAAATCCTCATGGACGCCGGGCTGGTGGCTTGCCAACGCCATGGCTTGTGGGCCTTCTACTCGTCTTCATCGGCCAACGGCTCTCGCGCATTGCTTGCGGCCGTGCTGGAAGGACTCAAGGATTTGCCCGAGCACCGTCAGGATTTGGACCGCGCCGCACAGGTCCTGAACGATCGCCGTCGCTCAACGACCCACTTTTTTGACGGCATCGCTTCGGACTGGAACCGCCTGAGCCGCGAAATGCTCGGCGATTTCGCGCTTGGGCCGGCCATCATGAAGCGCCTTGCCGCCGCCGAGACGCAGCGGGGTACTGTGGTCGATCTGGGGTGCGGCCCAGGCCTTCTGCTTGGGCATCTGGCCGGAGCAGCGGGATGCGTCATCGGCGTGGACAACTCTGCGCGCATGCTCGACGCGGCGGCCAAGCTCCTGCCCGAGGGGCTTGAGGTCAGCCTGCGCATCGGCGACCTCGAACATCTGCCCCTGCGCGACGGAGAAGCGGACGCGGCCATAATGTCGCTGGTGCTGCACCATCTGGCCGCGCCCCAGGACGGCATCGCCGAGATGGGCCGGGTGGTCCGCCCCGGAGGACAGGCGGTGCTGGTGGATTTTCTGCTGCACGACAACGAAACCCTGCGCACGCGCTACGGCGACCGCTGGCTCGGTTTTTCCCCGGACGACCTGCAGTCGTGGATGGAGAAGGCCGGGTTCCAGGAGCTGAGCTGCGAGCGACACCCCGTCAATCTGGGGCTGACCCTCATGGTCATCACCGCCCGCCGGGAAGAATTTTCAGTTTAA
- the ahcY gene encoding adenosylhomocysteinase, translated as MTLPIDPKLDHKVADMSLADWGSKEMQLSEREMPGLMALIDKYGSEKPLKGLRVTGSLHMTIQTAMLIKTLHALGADVRWASCNIFSTQDHAAAAIVEQGLAKVFAWKGETLEDYWWCTEMALTWPDGTGPDLIVDDGGDATLLVHEGVKVEKDPSLLSRTTDNKEFRCVLDRLIVSAKADPQKWTKIAARIRGVSEETTTGVHRLYQMAKNGELLFPVFNVNDSVTKSKFDNLYGCRESLADGIKRATDIMVAGKVVLVCGYGDVGKGCAQSMRGFGARVLITEVDPICALQAAMEGYEVTTMVKGCQEADIFVTATGNYHVVRGEHMLTMKDEAIICNIGHFDNEIDMGFLEDTPGCTKVTVKPQVDKWTLPSGKSLIILAEGRLVNLGCATGHPSFVMSNSFTNQVLAQLDLAKNDYPPQVMILPKILDEEVARLHLARLGVELETLSTEQADYIGVPVTGPYKPDHYRY; from the coding sequence ATGACGTTACCCATTGACCCAAAGCTTGATCACAAGGTCGCCGACATGAGTCTGGCCGATTGGGGATCCAAGGAAATGCAGCTGTCCGAACGCGAAATGCCCGGACTTATGGCGCTCATCGACAAGTACGGCAGCGAAAAGCCCCTGAAGGGCCTGCGCGTGACCGGCAGCCTGCACATGACCATCCAGACGGCCATGCTCATCAAGACCCTGCACGCTCTGGGAGCGGATGTGCGCTGGGCCTCCTGCAACATTTTTTCCACCCAGGACCATGCTGCGGCCGCCATTGTCGAGCAGGGCCTGGCCAAGGTTTTCGCCTGGAAGGGCGAGACCCTGGAAGATTACTGGTGGTGCACGGAGATGGCCCTGACCTGGCCCGACGGCACTGGTCCGGACCTCATCGTCGATGACGGCGGGGATGCGACCCTGCTCGTGCACGAAGGCGTGAAGGTCGAGAAGGATCCGTCCCTGCTCTCTCGGACCACGGACAACAAGGAATTCCGCTGCGTGCTCGACCGGCTCATCGTCAGCGCCAAGGCCGATCCCCAGAAGTGGACGAAGATCGCCGCCCGCATCCGTGGCGTGTCCGAGGAGACCACCACCGGCGTGCATCGCCTCTATCAGATGGCCAAGAACGGCGAGCTGCTTTTCCCGGTCTTCAACGTCAACGACTCCGTAACCAAGTCCAAGTTCGACAACCTCTACGGTTGCCGCGAATCCCTGGCCGACGGCATCAAGCGGGCCACGGACATCATGGTCGCGGGCAAGGTCGTGCTGGTCTGCGGCTACGGCGACGTAGGCAAGGGCTGCGCCCAGTCCATGCGCGGCTTCGGTGCGCGCGTGCTCATCACCGAGGTTGACCCCATCTGCGCGCTGCAGGCGGCCATGGAAGGCTACGAGGTCACGACCATGGTCAAGGGTTGCCAGGAAGCGGACATCTTCGTCACGGCCACCGGCAATTACCATGTCGTGCGCGGCGAGCACATGCTGACCATGAAGGACGAGGCCATCATCTGCAACATCGGCCACTTCGACAACGAGATCGACATGGGCTTCCTGGAAGATACCCCGGGCTGCACCAAGGTCACGGTCAAGCCGCAGGTGGACAAATGGACCCTGCCTTCCGGCAAGAGCCTCATCATCCTGGCCGAAGGCCGGCTGGTGAACCTGGGTTGCGCCACCGGCCACCCCAGCTTCGTCATGTCCAACTCCTTCACCAACCAGGTTCTGGCCCAGCTCGATCTGGCCAAGAACGATTATCCCCCGCAGGTCATGATTCTGCCCAAGATTCTGGACGAGGAAGTGGCCCGCCTGCATCTGGCGCGTCTGGGCGTGGAGCTTGAGACCCTGTCCACGGAGCAGGCCGATTACATCGGAGTGCCCGTGACCGGTCCGTACAAGCCCGATCATTACCGCTATTAA
- a CDS encoding sigma-54 interaction domain-containing protein produces the protein MSSSTKNPATRTPTDAILESISDGVFTVDLEWRVTSFNRAAEEITGVPRSEAIGRLCSEVFRSSLCGDNCPLQDTLASGRPRIGTCGYIITAQGERIPISVSTAVFRDENGQVMGGAETFRDLSEIDALKRELEGRYHVGELFSRSPRMHKLFSMLPAIAASPSTVLLTGETGTGKELFARTIHSLSAHAGGPFIAVNCAALPDTLLESELFGVKAGAYTGANRDRLGRFAQARGGTIFLDEIGEISPALQVRLLRVLQERTFEPLGSSRTESTDARVIVATNRNLAELIRAGDFREDLYYRINVIRLELPPLRERKDDLPLLVEQFIRRLNRIQGRTVTGISTEALSLLMAHDWPGNIRELENCIERAFVLCGEGRIDIDHLPDELTLLAPRGHFGEGRAMHDMLDRQAIHAALERNDFNRLAAARELGIHKTTLFRRMKRLGMALPERDGRSSPKE, from the coding sequence ATGTCCTCGTCCACAAAGAATCCCGCTACGCGCACGCCCACGGACGCCATCCTCGAGAGCATCTCCGACGGGGTGTTCACCGTCGATCTTGAGTGGCGCGTCACGTCCTTCAATCGCGCCGCCGAAGAGATCACCGGAGTGCCCCGCTCCGAGGCCATCGGACGCCTGTGCTCCGAGGTCTTCCGTTCCAGCCTGTGCGGCGACAACTGCCCCCTGCAGGATACGCTTGCGAGCGGCAGGCCGCGCATCGGCACCTGCGGATATATCATCACGGCGCAAGGGGAACGCATCCCCATCAGCGTGTCCACGGCGGTGTTCCGCGACGAGAACGGCCAGGTCATGGGCGGAGCCGAAACATTCCGCGATCTTTCGGAAATCGACGCATTGAAGCGCGAACTTGAAGGCCGCTACCATGTCGGCGAGCTCTTCAGCCGCAGTCCGCGCATGCACAAGCTCTTCTCCATGCTGCCGGCCATCGCCGCCAGCCCCAGCACGGTCCTGCTCACCGGGGAAACCGGCACCGGCAAGGAACTCTTCGCCCGCACCATCCATTCCCTGAGCGCTCATGCCGGTGGACCTTTCATCGCCGTCAACTGCGCGGCTCTGCCGGATACATTGCTTGAGTCCGAACTCTTCGGGGTCAAGGCCGGGGCTTACACCGGGGCAAACCGCGACCGGCTGGGCCGTTTTGCCCAGGCCCGGGGCGGGACGATTTTTCTGGATGAGATCGGGGAAATCAGTCCGGCCCTGCAGGTGCGGCTGTTGCGCGTATTGCAGGAGCGCACCTTCGAACCGCTGGGGTCCTCCAGGACCGAATCCACCGACGCCCGAGTCATTGTGGCCACCAATCGCAATCTGGCGGAGCTGATTCGGGCCGGTGATTTCCGCGAGGACCTCTATTACCGCATCAATGTCATCCGGCTGGAGTTGCCCCCTTTGCGTGAGCGCAAGGACGATCTGCCGCTGCTGGTGGAGCAGTTCATCCGCCGCCTGAACCGCATCCAGGGGCGCACGGTCACGGGCATCAGCACCGAGGCCCTGTCCCTGCTCATGGCGCATGACTGGCCGGGCAACATCCGGGAGCTTGAGAACTGCATCGAGAGGGCCTTTGTGCTTTGCGGCGAAGGGCGTATCGACATCGACCACCTGCCGGACGAATTGACCCTGCTGGCCCCTCGTGGACACTTCGGCGAGGGCCGCGCCATGCACGACATGCTCGACAGGCAGGCCATTCACGCGGCTCTGGAGCGCAACGACTTCAATCGCCTGGCAGCGGCACGCGAGCTGGGCATCCACAAAACCACGCTCTTTCGGCGCATGAAGCGCCTCGGCATGGCCTTGCCCGAACGCGACGGCCGATCCTCCCCGAAAGAGTAG
- a CDS encoding Mrp/NBP35 family ATP-binding protein, producing MENMENSAPRASTCDSCKDSSCSAAKRELGENDQDFEDRRALQSRLCHIGHKIMVMSGKGGVGKSTVAVNLAMGLMLAGKKVGLLDVDIHGPSVPTMLGLEGANIEAGPDGLVPVELGHLKVMSMGFLLRNPDDAVIWRGPVKGNVIKQFLKDVAWGDLDYLIIDAPPGTGDEPLSICQLINPIDGAVVVTTPQRVAAMDVRKSITFCAQVGMKVLGVVENMSGFVCPKCGELTHILRSGGGRLMAEDMGVPFLGSIPIDPMVAEAGDMGQAFVMHHAASPTAELMRSVVAPLLELPTVKQDA from the coding sequence ATGGAGAATATGGAAAACAGCGCCCCCAGGGCCAGTACGTGCGATTCATGCAAGGATTCCAGCTGCTCGGCGGCCAAGCGCGAGCTGGGTGAGAACGATCAGGATTTCGAGGACCGTCGGGCCCTGCAATCCCGGCTGTGCCATATCGGGCACAAGATCATGGTCATGTCCGGCAAGGGCGGCGTGGGCAAGAGCACCGTGGCCGTAAACCTGGCCATGGGACTCATGCTCGCGGGCAAGAAGGTCGGACTCCTCGATGTCGACATCCATGGCCCCAGCGTGCCGACCATGCTCGGCCTGGAAGGGGCGAACATCGAAGCCGGTCCCGACGGCCTCGTCCCGGTGGAGCTTGGGCACCTCAAGGTCATGTCCATGGGCTTTCTGTTGCGCAATCCCGACGACGCGGTCATCTGGCGCGGTCCGGTCAAGGGCAACGTCATCAAGCAATTTCTGAAGGACGTGGCCTGGGGCGATCTGGATTACCTGATCATCGACGCGCCTCCCGGCACCGGCGACGAGCCCCTGTCCATCTGTCAGCTCATCAACCCCATCGACGGAGCCGTGGTGGTGACCACGCCGCAGCGCGTGGCGGCCATGGACGTGCGCAAGTCCATCACTTTCTGCGCGCAGGTCGGCATGAAGGTGCTGGGCGTGGTCGAGAACATGAGCGGATTCGTGTGTCCCAAGTGCGGAGAATTGACCCATATCCTGCGTTCCGGCGGCGGACGGCTCATGGCCGAGGACATGGGCGTTCCCTTTCTCGGTTCCATCCCCATCGATCCGATGGTGGCCGAAGCCGGTGACATGGGGCAGGCGTTTGTCATGCACCATGCCGCAAGCCCGACGGCGGAACTCATGCGCAGTGTTGTCGCGCCGCTTTTGGAGCTGCCAACCGTCAAACAGGATGCCTGA
- a CDS encoding MBL fold metallo-hydrolase: MHKTVLTVLVDNQAGFGCLAEHGFALWIEHGDGHILLDTGQGTALAENVHALGIDLGRTDALVLSHGHYDHTGAVPMVLGAAPKVRVYCHSGVTEPRYSISGGEVRDIRMPMFSMRALATLPVERMFWNGGAQLLGDGIGLSGFIPRWTDFEDAGGPFYFDPHGLRSDPVDDDQALWISTDKGLIVCLGCCHAGLINTLTHLREITGESRIRAVIGGLHLGSASRERLEMTAQALRDMQPELLVPCHCTGEGAIAYLRDHLDCPVHTGYSGFRLDTSEP; encoded by the coding sequence ATGCACAAGACCGTGCTGACGGTGCTGGTCGACAATCAGGCCGGCTTCGGATGTCTGGCGGAGCATGGCTTCGCCTTGTGGATAGAGCATGGCGACGGGCACATCTTGCTCGACACCGGCCAGGGCACCGCCCTGGCCGAAAACGTCCATGCGCTTGGGATCGATCTGGGCCGCACCGACGCGCTGGTCCTGAGCCATGGCCATTACGATCATACCGGCGCGGTGCCCATGGTGCTCGGGGCCGCGCCGAAAGTGCGGGTGTACTGCCATTCGGGCGTGACCGAGCCCCGCTACAGCATCTCGGGCGGCGAGGTCCGGGATATCCGCATGCCCATGTTCTCGATGCGGGCCCTGGCAACTCTGCCCGTGGAGCGCATGTTCTGGAACGGCGGGGCGCAATTGCTCGGAGATGGGATCGGCCTGAGCGGTTTCATTCCGAGGTGGACGGATTTCGAGGACGCAGGGGGACCGTTCTATTTTGATCCCCATGGCCTGCGTTCCGACCCTGTCGACGACGACCAGGCCCTGTGGATCAGCACCGACAAGGGGCTGATCGTCTGCCTGGGCTGCTGTCACGCGGGCCTGATCAACACTCTCACCCATCTGCGGGAGATCACCGGCGAGAGCCGCATCCGCGCCGTGATCGGCGGTCTCCACCTGGGCTCGGCCAGCCGGGAGCGGCTGGAAATGACCGCGCAGGCCCTGCGTGACATGCAGCCCGAACTGCTGGTTCCGTGTCATTGCACAGGGGAGGGGGCTATCGCCTATCTGCGCGATCATCTGGACTGTCCCGTGCACACCGGCTACAGTGGATTCCGCTTGGACACGTCCGAGCCTTGA